A stretch of Peteryoungia algae DNA encodes these proteins:
- a CDS encoding MerR family transcriptional regulator: protein MSNGPHNLRSIAIQPGTTGQEIILPDIATARELPKGPVAIADMAEFFGVTHRTLHFYEEKDLIRASRLGLMRVYSERDVSRMVLINACREVGMPISLIQDLFETLATATSKTEANLFFEEAMLVRQRELAANLSTLHRQLRKISMLLTPEEESGVTLTHVNRHRPELDEIEHRCLQLMAEGYSQIRISRTLELRPDETEAIERRVAEKLGARNRFQAVAKAVLIGIVAN from the coding sequence ATGTCGAACGGACCACACAATCTGCGCAGCATCGCAATACAGCCCGGCACGACAGGACAAGAGATCATTCTCCCGGATATTGCGACTGCGCGCGAACTTCCCAAGGGGCCGGTGGCGATCGCCGACATGGCGGAATTCTTCGGCGTTACGCACCGAACCCTGCATTTTTACGAAGAGAAGGATCTGATCCGGGCGAGCCGGCTGGGCCTCATGCGGGTCTACAGCGAGCGCGACGTGTCGCGCATGGTGCTGATCAATGCCTGCCGAGAGGTCGGCATGCCGATCTCGCTGATCCAGGACTTGTTCGAGACCCTGGCGACGGCGACCTCGAAGACCGAAGCCAACCTGTTTTTCGAAGAGGCCATGCTGGTCCGCCAGCGCGAGCTTGCGGCGAACCTGTCGACGCTGCACCGACAGCTGCGGAAAATCAGCATGCTGCTCACCCCGGAAGAAGAAAGCGGCGTCACCTTAACCCATGTCAACCGGCACCGGCCCGAACTCGATGAGATCGAACATCGCTGCCTGCAGCTGATGGCGGAGGGTTACTCGCAGATCCGGATTTCACGCACCCTCGAACTCAGGCCAGACGAAACAGAGGCGATCGAACGTCGCGTGGCCGAAAAGCTCGGAGCCCGCAACAGGTTTCAGGCGGTCGCGAAAGCGGTGCTGATCGGTATTGTTGCCAATTGA
- a CDS encoding TetR/AcrR family transcriptional regulator codes for MSIDTQTTEFTPRQSAVLAEALRLLVEGGDKAVTTAGLARAANCSKESLYKWFGDRDGLLSAMISYQASKVRTFERPGERLTVASLTEHLDVFARDLLEVLAGDVSLALNRLAIGQSSRDGSKLGTLLLERGRRQIDRRARALLDAGQRDGLLRFGDGEDAYRTLYGLIVSDLHVRMLLGESPQSHKFGVRATKAVAAFLALYGTDRVLAGLDGASRSGSPINNIHHN; via the coding sequence ATGTCGATCGACACACAGACCACGGAATTCACGCCACGCCAGAGTGCGGTTCTGGCCGAAGCCCTGCGTTTGCTTGTCGAGGGTGGCGACAAGGCCGTCACGACAGCCGGTCTGGCACGGGCCGCCAATTGCTCCAAGGAAAGCCTCTACAAGTGGTTCGGTGATCGCGATGGCCTGCTGTCCGCGATGATTTCGTACCAGGCGAGCAAGGTTCGCACCTTTGAACGGCCGGGCGAGCGCCTGACGGTCGCCAGTCTCACGGAGCATCTCGATGTCTTCGCCCGCGATCTGCTCGAGGTTCTCGCCGGCGATGTTTCGCTCGCGCTCAACCGGCTTGCCATCGGCCAGTCGAGCCGTGATGGCTCCAAGCTCGGCACACTGCTTCTCGAGCGCGGGCGTCGGCAGATCGATCGCCGGGCGCGGGCTCTGCTCGATGCCGGCCAGCGGGACGGGCTCCTGCGCTTCGGCGATGGTGAGGATGCCTATCGGACGCTCTACGGGCTGATCGTCAGCGACCTGCATGTGCGCATGTTGCTTGGCGAATCGCCGCAGTCACACAAATTCGGGGTCCGGGCCACGAAGGCGGTTGCAGCCTTCCTCGCCCTCTACGGCACCGACCGCGTACTGGCCGGCCTCGACGGGGCATCCCGTTCCGGCTCGCCGATCAACAACATCCACCACAACTGA
- a CDS encoding PhzF family phenazine biosynthesis protein, whose protein sequence is MARDYAIYDVFTDHKLAGNPLAVIFDGIGLSDQAMQAIAAEMNLSETVFILPADHASHTARIRIFTPGRELPFAGHPTVGSAIALAERAYHGDAASMDIVSVLEETVGPVRCAVRVRPGEASFAEFDLPRLSASHPEHQLDRQGLADALSVKASAIGFENHLPMVWSAGVPFLLVPLHDLASVESVDFDPQLWERVAPLSEGRLTSAYVYCRGGVHHAARFHARMFSPDMGISEDPATGSAVAALSGAIHHFDGLPDGHHPMMIEQGVEMGRPSFIHLQVDVKDGEISRARIGGQAVRLATGILEL, encoded by the coding sequence GTGGCGAGAGACTATGCCATTTACGACGTGTTTACCGACCACAAACTGGCAGGCAATCCGCTTGCGGTCATCTTTGACGGTATAGGCCTCTCGGATCAGGCCATGCAGGCGATCGCCGCCGAGATGAACCTCTCGGAGACGGTCTTCATCCTGCCGGCGGATCATGCATCCCATACGGCGCGCATTCGCATCTTCACGCCCGGACGCGAACTCCCGTTTGCCGGTCACCCGACGGTCGGTTCGGCCATTGCGCTCGCGGAACGGGCCTATCATGGCGATGCGGCCAGCATGGATATCGTATCGGTGCTGGAGGAGACGGTGGGGCCGGTGCGTTGCGCGGTGCGTGTTCGGCCGGGGGAGGCGAGTTTCGCCGAATTCGACCTTCCACGTCTCTCGGCCAGCCATCCGGAGCATCAGCTGGATCGCCAGGGGCTCGCCGACGCGCTTTCGGTCAAGGCCAGCGCCATCGGCTTTGAAAACCATCTGCCGATGGTCTGGAGTGCCGGTGTGCCATTCCTGCTGGTGCCCCTGCATGACCTGGCCTCGGTCGAGAGTGTCGATTTCGACCCGCAGCTCTGGGAGCGGGTGGCGCCGCTGAGCGAGGGACGGCTCACCTCGGCCTATGTCTACTGTCGCGGCGGCGTGCATCATGCCGCCAGGTTTCATGCGCGAATGTTCTCGCCCGACATGGGCATATCGGAAGATCCTGCGACTGGCTCCGCAGTCGCTGCCCTCTCCGGCGCCATCCATCATTTCGACGGACTGCCCGATGGACATCACCCCATGATGATCGAGCAGGGGGTGGAGATGGGACGCCCCTCCTTTATCCACCTGCAGGTCGATGTGAAGGACGGCGAAATTTCTCGCGCGCGAATTGGCGGACAAGCGGTTCGTCTGGCCACTGGAATTCTGGAGCTTTGA
- a CDS encoding GGDEF domain-containing protein — MLLQKLTLPILGADDKTDPPWDHLSILYNIIPHLVAAVAILSASVLPYAEGQTTKVAIVVLILVVQVGFRAWGDYAFRRRSPHETLELWLGRFVLLSLASGLAWGSALAVLYSSGSPDTQVVVLAVGCGILQSVAARAYLAPRSTLALILIMTGIVNASAISEGNWIMVPICAAYVGFLASYMVQLIAMDEKRTAAEGKTRVLVKALAESNSKLIEANAQLHRNARTDVLTGLENRRGFDEDLHRCLLSMRDVGRPVALLLIDVDHFKRFNDANGHQAGDECLRTIAKLLAGLVAPSEGITARYGGEEFAIILQDGHAMRAETFAEELRVSVACLSIPTRHGKAHKLTVSIGVAIAEPSDDERTLIARADRRLYDAKASGRDRVCAFDRTRHIVGCR, encoded by the coding sequence TTGCTGCTGCAAAAGCTTACCCTCCCGATCCTCGGTGCCGACGACAAGACGGATCCCCCTTGGGACCATCTCTCCATCCTCTACAACATCATCCCTCATCTGGTTGCCGCGGTTGCGATCCTGTCCGCTTCGGTTCTCCCCTATGCCGAGGGGCAAACGACCAAGGTGGCGATTGTCGTGCTGATCCTGGTCGTCCAGGTCGGGTTCAGGGCATGGGGCGACTATGCATTCCGCAGACGATCACCCCACGAAACGCTGGAGCTGTGGCTGGGTCGTTTTGTCCTGCTGTCGCTTGCATCCGGTCTCGCCTGGGGCAGCGCGCTTGCAGTCCTCTATTCCAGCGGCAGTCCCGACACGCAGGTCGTTGTGCTTGCCGTCGGCTGTGGCATCCTCCAGTCGGTCGCGGCCCGTGCCTATCTCGCACCCCGCTCGACGCTGGCGCTCATCTTGATCATGACGGGCATCGTCAATGCCTCCGCCATCAGCGAGGGCAACTGGATCATGGTTCCGATCTGTGCGGCCTATGTCGGCTTCCTCGCGAGCTACATGGTCCAGCTGATTGCCATGGACGAGAAACGAACCGCGGCCGAAGGCAAGACACGGGTCCTGGTCAAGGCGCTGGCCGAGAGCAATTCAAAGCTGATCGAGGCGAACGCACAATTGCATCGCAATGCACGCACCGATGTCCTGACAGGGCTGGAGAACAGACGCGGTTTCGATGAAGACTTGCATCGCTGTCTCCTGTCGATGCGAGACGTGGGCAGGCCGGTGGCGCTCTTGCTGATCGACGTCGACCATTTCAAGCGCTTCAACGACGCCAACGGTCACCAGGCCGGTGATGAGTGCCTGCGGACCATCGCAAAACTTCTGGCTGGCCTCGTCGCTCCGTCGGAGGGCATTACTGCAAGATATGGCGGCGAGGAATTTGCCATCATTCTTCAGGACGGCCACGCCATGCGCGCCGAGACGTTCGCGGAAGAGCTGCGGGTGAGCGTCGCATGCCTGTCGATCCCGACGCGCCATGGCAAAGCGCACAAGCTGACGGTGAGCATTGGCGTTGCAATCGCAGAGCCGTCCGACGACGAACGCACACTGATCGCCCGGGCGGACCGCCGCCTTTACGATGCCAAGGCCTCCGGTCGTGACCGCGTTTGTGCATTCGACCGTACCAGGCACATTGTCGGCTGCCGCTGA
- a CDS encoding Lrp/AsnC family transcriptional regulator, producing MIDDRDRKILDILQRDASVGVSDIADMVSLSVSACSRRIQKLEESGYIARRIVVLDRDKAGVPTTVYALVKTAHHADDWIEEFRRAVSDIPEIVEAHRLTGHYDYILKVVLPRVEHYDVVYRRLVKRVELFDVSASISMETLKQGLAVPVDYAR from the coding sequence GTGATCGACGATAGAGACAGGAAGATTCTCGATATTCTCCAGCGGGATGCGAGTGTGGGCGTCAGCGATATTGCCGACATGGTTTCACTGTCGGTCTCCGCCTGTTCGCGGCGAATCCAGAAGCTGGAGGAGAGTGGCTATATCGCACGCCGGATCGTGGTTCTGGATCGCGACAAGGCGGGCGTGCCGACCACCGTATATGCGCTGGTGAAAACCGCACATCATGCCGATGACTGGATCGAGGAGTTTCGCCGCGCGGTGAGCGATATTCCGGAGATCGTCGAGGCGCATCGGCTGACCGGACACTACGACTATATCTTGAAGGTCGTGCTGCCGCGGGTCGAGCATTACGACGTCGTCTACCGACGTCTGGTCAAGCGGGTGGAGCTGTTCGACGTCTCGGCGTCAATCTCCATGGAGACGCTCAAGCAGGGGCTGGCTGTCCCCGTCGACTACGCTCGGTGA
- a CDS encoding endonuclease/exonuclease/phosphatase family protein, which translates to MSIRIATFNIENLIARFDFTGFRNQLRSDRVMKLFDIKSEADYQRLEAARVVSSTDDTRQLSALAIADTGADILCLQEVDNMEALKAFEYGYLFRMIGAGYRQKYLVEGNDGRGIDVAVLMREETRDGEPIELRDVTSHAALTYHDLGLYHPGLGSNIQPEDRIFKRDCLELDLRVGGRPLTVYVVHFKSMTNGRDGADGRTSSMPVREAEAKAVRHIIENRFGRDKASQRNFVICGDMNDYQEKVDVIGDRRHGYDYVVQSDLPSALDVFSHDGFAENAMQRRDPLDRWTLYHARGPEEQHLCQLDYIWLSKGLAAANPMAKPDVIRNGQPFRTPFPPGQEVERYPRIGWDRPKASDHCPIAITLHLP; encoded by the coding sequence ATGTCCATTCGCATCGCGACCTTCAACATTGAAAACCTGATCGCCCGTTTCGATTTCACCGGCTTCCGGAACCAGCTGAGGTCGGACCGGGTGATGAAGCTGTTCGACATCAAGTCTGAAGCCGATTATCAGCGGCTCGAGGCCGCAAGGGTCGTCTCGTCAACCGACGACACGCGCCAGCTGTCGGCACTGGCGATCGCCGACACCGGCGCCGATATCCTTTGCCTCCAGGAGGTCGACAATATGGAGGCCCTCAAGGCCTTCGAGTATGGCTACCTGTTCCGCATGATCGGAGCGGGCTATCGGCAGAAATACCTTGTCGAGGGCAATGACGGCCGCGGGATCGATGTCGCCGTCCTGATGCGGGAGGAGACCCGGGACGGAGAGCCGATCGAGTTGCGCGACGTCACCAGTCACGCGGCGCTGACCTATCACGACCTTGGCCTTTATCATCCCGGTCTCGGGTCCAACATCCAGCCAGAGGACCGGATCTTCAAGCGTGACTGTCTGGAACTGGACCTGCGCGTTGGCGGGCGGCCCCTGACCGTCTATGTCGTGCATTTCAAGTCGATGACCAATGGTCGGGATGGCGCCGACGGGCGCACATCGAGCATGCCGGTCCGTGAGGCCGAGGCGAAAGCGGTGCGCCACATCATCGAAAACCGATTCGGCCGCGACAAGGCCAGTCAGCGCAACTTCGTCATCTGCGGAGACATGAACGATTATCAGGAGAAGGTCGATGTCATCGGCGATCGCCGGCATGGATATGACTATGTCGTGCAATCAGACCTGCCGAGTGCGCTCGATGTGTTCTCGCATGACGGTTTTGCGGAGAATGCCATGCAGAGGCGCGATCCGCTCGACCGCTGGACGCTCTATCACGCGCGCGGACCGGAAGAGCAGCATCTGTGCCAACTCGATTACATATGGCTCTCCAAGGGTCTCGCTGCAGCCAATCCGATGGCCAAGCCAGACGTGATCCGCAACGGTCAGCCCTTCCGCACGCCATTTCCTCCAGGGCAGGAGGTGGAACGCTACCCGCGGATCGGCTGGGACCGACCAAAGGCCTCCGACCACTGCCCCATCGCCATCACGCTGCACCTCCCGTGA
- a CDS encoding NUDIX hydrolase, with the protein MIDDVGLPADGSLHVVHSHELLVSSEPHPLDLLAAEAVAENWEREVGANPALFNGRTILQRRIRFSDGHLRAEGHVSSFATFLWWRRQAELAGACHLFGYPVIVASDGALIAVEMAPHTANPGQVYFAAGSLDLSDVVDGRCDIESNMRREVMEETGLDLRVSTADPVLYASYRSKRLTLLRLFSFSESADDLVAKIDDFARNCPDPEISRAIAIRSGDPTLHRYGLAMLPILRWFFPDES; encoded by the coding sequence TTGATCGATGATGTCGGCCTGCCGGCCGATGGCAGCCTGCATGTCGTACATTCCCACGAGCTGCTCGTCTCGTCAGAGCCGCATCCGCTGGATCTTTTGGCGGCCGAGGCGGTGGCGGAAAACTGGGAGCGGGAGGTCGGGGCCAATCCCGCGCTGTTCAATGGTCGGACCATCCTGCAGCGGCGGATCCGTTTTTCTGACGGGCACCTGAGGGCCGAGGGTCATGTCTCGAGTTTCGCCACCTTTCTGTGGTGGCGGAGGCAAGCTGAACTCGCCGGGGCCTGCCACCTGTTTGGATATCCAGTCATCGTCGCCTCAGACGGTGCCTTGATCGCGGTGGAGATGGCGCCGCACACCGCCAATCCGGGGCAGGTTTATTTCGCCGCGGGCTCGCTCGATCTTTCAGATGTCGTCGACGGGCGTTGCGACATCGAAAGCAATATGCGGCGCGAGGTGATGGAGGAGACCGGGCTCGACCTTCGCGTCTCAACGGCCGATCCCGTTCTCTATGCCAGCTATCGTTCGAAACGGCTGACACTTCTCAGGCTTTTCTCCTTCTCCGAGAGCGCCGATGACCTCGTCGCGAAGATCGACGATTTCGCACGGAATTGTCCGGATCCAGAGATTTCCCGGGCCATCGCCATCCGCAGCGGTGATCCGACTTTGCATCGATACGGGCTCGCCATGCTGCCGATTCTGCGCTGGTTTTTTCCCGACGAGAGCTGA
- a CDS encoding DUF4405 domain-containing protein, which yields MSSLLSRYATPLTTGLFLVSLVSGIALFFHLGTAAFHGMHEWLSMVLVAPFLLHVWKNWRPFLAYFKRLPMALALGLSLAAGLAFAWPSLTGNAGASANPTVAMVSIIAAGTPTEVAPLLEKTDAEVVAALKEGGFTAADAATPLSEIATASGQNTMALMATLAAMKAK from the coding sequence ATGTCCTCACTCCTCTCCCGATATGCCACGCCTCTGACAACCGGCCTTTTCCTGGTCTCTCTCGTCTCAGGCATCGCCCTGTTTTTCCATCTCGGCACAGCCGCCTTTCATGGCATGCATGAATGGTTGAGCATGGTGCTGGTCGCGCCGTTCCTGCTGCATGTCTGGAAGAACTGGCGTCCGTTCCTTGCCTATTTCAAGCGTTTGCCGATGGCGCTGGCGCTGGGCCTCAGCCTCGCCGCAGGCCTTGCCTTTGCGTGGCCGTCCCTGACCGGCAATGCCGGTGCAAGCGCAAACCCGACTGTGGCCATGGTCAGCATCATCGCTGCCGGCACACCGACCGAGGTGGCGCCGCTCCTCGAAAAGACCGATGCCGAAGTCGTCGCAGCCTTGAAAGAAGGTGGCTTCACCGCTGCCGATGCGGCAACACCTCTCTCCGAGATTGCCACGGCCTCCGGCCAGAACACGATGGCGCTGATGGCGACACTGGCCGCAATGAAGGCGAAATGA
- a CDS encoding aspartate/glutamate racemase family protein: MQMIGLIGGMSFESSAVYYRLVNEAVRARLGGLSSAEVILHSVNFEEIVTLQKAGKWDAAADRLARAAEGLERAGADCVLICTNTMHLVAEPVASRISVPLINIIDETASVLAQRGASRPLLLATRYTMEHGFYADRMRRHGIEVMVPDADGRTTTHDIIFSELCAGEVRPQSREKLIAIVEKAKADGADSVILGCTEICLILDPENLPLPGFDSTTIHADAAVAFALADPSSTLAA, from the coding sequence ATGCAGATGATTGGCCTGATCGGTGGAATGAGTTTCGAAAGTTCGGCGGTTTACTATCGCCTGGTAAACGAAGCCGTGCGGGCGCGGCTGGGCGGCCTGTCCTCCGCGGAAGTCATTCTTCATTCCGTGAATTTCGAGGAGATCGTCACCCTGCAAAAGGCCGGCAAGTGGGACGCAGCCGCCGATCGCCTTGCCCGTGCGGCCGAGGGCCTGGAACGCGCAGGGGCTGATTGCGTGCTGATCTGCACCAACACGATGCATCTCGTCGCCGAACCCGTCGCGTCCCGCATCTCCGTCCCGCTGATCAACATCATCGATGAAACTGCAAGCGTATTGGCGCAGCGCGGCGCCAGCCGCCCGCTCCTGCTTGCCACCCGGTACACGATGGAACACGGCTTTTACGCCGATCGCATGCGCCGCCATGGCATCGAGGTCATGGTGCCCGACGCAGATGGCCGTACAACGACCCACGACATCATCTTCAGCGAACTCTGCGCCGGCGAAGTTCGCCCGCAGTCTCGCGAGAAGCTGATCGCCATCGTCGAAAAGGCCAAGGCCGACGGCGCGGACAGTGTCATCCTCGGCTGCACCGAAATCTGCCTCATCCTTGATCCTGAAAACCTGCCACTGCCGGGCTTCGATTCGACAACGATCCATGCAGATGCAGCGGTCGCGTTTGCGCTGGCTGACCCGTCGAGCACCCTCGCCGCCTGA
- a CDS encoding aminotransferase-like domain-containing protein — protein sequence MLNWDHVFATRSTRMRASEIRELLKLLDKPDIISFAGGIPDPALFPQAEFAQAYAALFSDGRASAALQYSVSEGYLPLRAWLKEEMGRLGIACDVDNIFITSGSQQALDYLGKLFISPGDTALVTWPTYLGALQAFNAYEPRYDQLGTGNRTPASYRAAAEAEESAVKFAYLSTDFANPTGQTVSLEERKQILALADELDIPVIEDAAYQHLRYDGEPIPPILSLDIARSGGIDTCRTIYCGSFSKTLAPGLRVGYVVAAKPVIRKLVLMKQAADLHSSTINQMVVAEVADKHFPAQIAKIRAAYVARRDAMLAALERYMPHGTEWTRPEGGMFVWVTLPEGMDGAELLARSVETEKVAFVPGQAFFADRSGTNTIRLSFSCASEAMIEEGIKRLGRLVGTALVRAA from the coding sequence ATGCTGAACTGGGACCATGTCTTCGCCACGCGTTCGACACGCATGCGCGCTTCCGAAATCCGAGAACTCCTGAAACTGCTCGACAAGCCGGACATCATCTCGTTTGCCGGCGGCATCCCCGACCCGGCGCTCTTCCCGCAGGCGGAGTTCGCCCAGGCCTATGCCGCTCTCTTCTCGGATGGCCGTGCGAGCGCAGCACTGCAGTACTCGGTGTCGGAAGGCTATCTGCCGCTTCGCGCATGGCTGAAGGAAGAGATGGGCCGTCTCGGCATTGCCTGCGACGTCGACAATATCTTCATCACGTCGGGATCCCAGCAGGCGCTCGACTATCTTGGAAAGCTGTTCATTTCGCCTGGCGATACCGCGCTCGTGACATGGCCGACCTATCTCGGCGCACTACAGGCCTTCAATGCCTATGAGCCCCGCTATGACCAGCTCGGGACAGGCAATCGCACACCGGCGAGCTACCGCGCGGCGGCGGAGGCAGAAGAAAGTGCGGTGAAGTTCGCCTATCTCTCCACCGACTTCGCCAATCCGACGGGCCAGACGGTCAGTCTCGAGGAGCGTAAACAGATCCTCGCCCTTGCCGATGAACTCGACATACCCGTGATCGAGGACGCGGCCTATCAGCATTTGCGCTATGACGGCGAGCCGATCCCGCCAATCCTGTCTCTCGATATCGCCCGCAGCGGCGGGATTGACACCTGCCGGACGATTTATTGCGGCAGCTTTTCGAAGACACTGGCCCCCGGCCTGCGCGTCGGTTACGTGGTGGCGGCAAAGCCCGTGATCCGCAAATTGGTTCTTATGAAGCAGGCCGCCGATCTGCATTCGTCGACCATCAATCAGATGGTCGTGGCGGAGGTGGCGGACAAGCATTTCCCCGCGCAGATCGCAAAAATCAGGGCGGCCTATGTCGCGCGGCGTGATGCCATGCTCGCGGCACTCGAGAGGTACATGCCTCACGGTACGGAATGGACACGGCCGGAAGGTGGCATGTTCGTCTGGGTGACCCTGCCGGAGGGGATGGACGGTGCCGAACTGCTGGCGCGTTCCGTCGAAACGGAAAAGGTTGCCTTCGTTCCCGGGCAGGCCTTCTTTGCCGATCGATCCGGAACGAACACGATCCGGCTCTCCTTCTCCTGCGCCAGCGAGGCGATGATCGAGGAGGGCATCAAACGCCTGGGTCGGCTCGTCGGAACTGCGCTGGTTCGCGCAGCCTGA
- a CDS encoding pyridoxine 5'-phosphate synthase, with product MPAKLSVNLNAIAMLRNRRDLPWPDVAVLGRIALRAGASGLTVHPRPDQRHIRFSDLPVLRSLIDDEFPKAEFNIEGYPTEDFLALCEAIEPEQVTLVPDDPAQATSDHGWDLVKHQEFLRGVVARLRSKGMRVSLFVDGDGMAESMALARATGAERVELYTGPYGGCHDNPEEATRQVELLGLTADAAKAEGLAVNAGHDLTVANLPMLARRIPHLAEVSIGHGLTADALEHGMAETVRRFCRACGQSI from the coding sequence ATGCCTGCGAAGCTCTCCGTCAATCTCAATGCCATCGCCATGCTGCGCAACCGCCGTGACCTGCCATGGCCGGATGTCGCCGTTCTCGGCCGGATTGCGCTGAGGGCGGGTGCCAGCGGATTGACCGTGCATCCGCGACCCGACCAGAGGCATATCCGGTTCAGCGACCTGCCGGTTCTGCGCTCCCTGATCGACGATGAATTCCCCAAGGCGGAATTCAATATCGAGGGTTATCCGACCGAGGATTTCCTGGCACTCTGCGAGGCAATCGAGCCGGAACAGGTGACCCTCGTTCCCGATGATCCGGCGCAGGCGACGTCCGACCATGGCTGGGACCTGGTCAAGCACCAGGAATTTCTCAGGGGCGTGGTTGCTCGTTTGCGGTCGAAGGGAATGCGGGTTTCGCTGTTCGTCGATGGCGACGGGATGGCCGAGTCGATGGCGCTGGCGCGGGCGACTGGCGCGGAACGCGTCGAGCTTTACACCGGGCCTTATGGCGGCTGCCACGACAATCCGGAGGAGGCCACCCGCCAGGTCGAATTGCTCGGCCTGACCGCCGATGCGGCGAAGGCCGAGGGACTTGCCGTCAACGCCGGCCATGACCTCACGGTCGCGAACCTGCCGATGCTTGCCCGGCGGATCCCGCATCTGGCGGAAGTCTCTATCGGCCACGGCCTGACGGCGGATGCACTGGAACACGGCATGGCAGAGACGGTTCGCCGCTTCTGCCGGGCCTGCGGCCAATCGATCTGA
- the ilvC gene encoding ketol-acid reductoisomerase: MRVYYDRDADLNLIKSKKVAIIGYGSQGRAHALNLKDSGAQNLVVALKAGSPTIKKAEADGLKVMTVAEAAAWADLMMMATPDELQADIYKDDIAPNIRDGAAIAFAHGLNVHFGLIEPKSTVDVVMIAPKGPGHTVRGEYQKGGGVPCLVAIHHNGSGNALELALSYACGVGGGRSGIIETSFKEECETDLFGEQVVLCGGLVELIRAGFETLVEGGYAPEMAYFECLHEVKLIVDLIYEGGIANMNYSISNTAEWGEYVTGPRIITSETKAEMKRVLHDIQTGKFTSDWMQEYRAGAARFKGIRRMNDSHQIEEVGAKLRGMMPWIAKNQLVDKARN; this comes from the coding sequence ATGCGCGTCTATTACGATCGTGATGCCGACTTGAACCTGATCAAGTCGAAGAAGGTTGCCATCATCGGCTACGGCTCCCAGGGCCGCGCGCATGCGCTGAACCTGAAGGATTCCGGCGCACAGAACCTCGTCGTTGCCCTGAAGGCCGGTTCGCCGACCATCAAGAAGGCTGAAGCCGATGGTCTCAAGGTCATGACGGTTGCCGAAGCTGCTGCCTGGGCCGACCTGATGATGATGGCGACGCCGGACGAGCTGCAGGCCGACATCTACAAGGACGACATCGCGCCGAACATCCGCGACGGCGCTGCCATCGCCTTTGCCCACGGCCTCAACGTCCATTTCGGCCTGATCGAGCCGAAGTCGACCGTCGATGTCGTCATGATCGCCCCGAAGGGTCCCGGCCACACGGTTCGCGGCGAATACCAGAAGGGCGGCGGCGTTCCCTGCCTCGTGGCCATTCACCACAACGGTTCGGGCAACGCCCTTGAACTCGCCCTCTCATACGCCTGCGGCGTTGGCGGTGGTCGTTCGGGCATCATCGAGACGTCTTTCAAGGAAGAGTGCGAAACCGACCTCTTCGGCGAACAGGTCGTTCTCTGCGGCGGTCTGGTCGAACTGATCCGCGCCGGCTTCGAGACGCTGGTCGAAGGCGGCTATGCGCCGGAAATGGCCTATTTCGAATGCCTGCACGAAGTGAAGTTGATCGTCGACCTGATCTATGAAGGCGGTATCGCCAACATGAACTACTCGATCTCCAACACGGCCGAATGGGGCGAATATGTCACCGGTCCGCGCATCATCACGTCTGAAACCAAGGCTGAAATGAAGCGCGTCCTGCACGACATCCAGACCGGCAAGTTCACCTCGGACTGGATGCAGGAGTACCGCGCCGGTGCTGCCCGCTTCAAGGGAATCCGCCGCATGAACGACAGCCACCAGATCGAAGAAGTCGGCGCCAAGCTGCGCGGCATGATGCCCTGGATCGCCAAGAACCAGCTGGTCGACAAGGCCCGCAACTAA